In one Novosphingopyxis iocasae genomic region, the following are encoded:
- a CDS encoding RsmB/NOP family class I SAM-dependent RNA methyltransferase, translating to MTPAARVQSAIELLDQVIVAARDGGPAADVIAKGFFKARRYAGSKDRRAVRDLAWNAIRRWGDRPADGRAAIVGLAAEQPDLAPLFDGSPHGPAPIGPGEKRAGGRTIPAWLVDRFAEPVRGDLDALMARAPLDLRANSLKASRYALLEELPGAEALAPAPNAMRVPEGTDIVGTDAYAQGRVEVQDLGSQLICQASGAAPGMTVLDLCAGAGGKTLALAAMMQNEGRLIAADTDRRRLGQLPERAERAGVTIAEPLLLDPNCEAEALAELRGQCDLVMVDAPCSGTGTWRRNPETRWRLTTKRLEALTSLQARLLDLAADMVAPGGRLVYAVCSLLDEEGEGQAARFLADRPGWQSVPYSGAGRAHGAATLLDPAHDGSDGFTFAMFGPT from the coding sequence ATGACGCCGGCGGCGCGGGTTCAGTCGGCGATCGAGCTGCTCGATCAGGTGATCGTCGCGGCACGCGATGGCGGGCCGGCGGCGGATGTGATCGCCAAGGGGTTCTTCAAGGCGCGGCGGTACGCGGGGTCCAAGGATCGTCGCGCGGTGCGCGATCTGGCGTGGAATGCGATCCGCCGCTGGGGGGATCGGCCTGCGGACGGCCGCGCGGCGATAGTGGGGCTGGCCGCCGAACAGCCCGATCTCGCGCCGCTGTTCGACGGATCGCCGCACGGCCCCGCGCCGATCGGCCCGGGCGAGAAGCGCGCCGGGGGCCGCACCATCCCCGCCTGGCTGGTCGATCGCTTCGCAGAGCCCGTGCGCGGCGATCTCGATGCGCTGATGGCGCGCGCGCCGCTGGACCTGCGCGCCAACAGCCTGAAGGCGAGCCGCTATGCGCTGCTGGAAGAGCTGCCGGGTGCAGAAGCGCTCGCCCCTGCGCCCAACGCTATGCGGGTGCCCGAAGGCACCGACATCGTGGGCACCGATGCCTATGCGCAAGGCCGCGTCGAGGTGCAGGACCTCGGCAGCCAGCTGATCTGTCAGGCCAGCGGCGCTGCGCCCGGCATGACGGTGCTCGATCTGTGCGCGGGCGCGGGCGGCAAGACACTGGCGCTGGCCGCGATGATGCAGAACGAAGGCCGCCTGATCGCCGCCGATACCGATCGCCGCCGCCTGGGCCAGCTGCCCGAGCGGGCGGAACGGGCGGGCGTGACGATCGCCGAGCCGCTGCTGCTCGATCCGAACTGCGAGGCGGAGGCACTGGCGGAGTTGCGCGGCCAATGCGACCTGGTGATGGTGGACGCGCCCTGCTCGGGCACCGGCACCTGGCGGCGCAATCCGGAGACGCGCTGGCGGCTGACGACCAAGCGGCTGGAAGCGCTCACCAGCTTGCAGGCGCGGCTGCTCGATCTCGCCGCGGACATGGTCGCGCCCGGCGGGCGGCTGGTCTACGCCGTCTGCTCGCTGCTGGATGAGGAAGGCGAGGGGCAGGCCGCGCGCTTCCTGGCCGATCGGCCCGGCTGGCAGTCCGTTCCCTATAGCGGGGCCGGGCGCGCGCACGGGGCTGCGACGCTACTCGATCCCGCGCATGACGGCAGCGACGGGTTTACCTTCGCCATGTTCGGCCCGACATGA
- a CDS encoding HpcH/HpaI aldolase/citrate lyase family protein — protein sequence MTAVVKPDLVHVRSALFVPGGREGALAKAASLPADMIVVDLEDAVAPDAKRDARAVAAQAIRSGFGGGKQVALRINAADTEWHHGDLDLLDGLPVDYVVLPKVNDGAAIDALNGRIAVPLIPMIETAAAIYAARKIAAMEPVAAMLAGTNDLALDLGVRAGPNREGLELALQQIVLAGAAARKPVFDGVCNVLDDAELLERQCRQGRAYGFTGKTLIHPAQVETANRLFAPDEAELERARALIDAADGGAVRFRGEMIEDLHVIEAKKLLKRARAQP from the coding sequence ATGACCGCTGTAGTGAAGCCGGATCTTGTTCATGTGCGTTCGGCGCTGTTCGTGCCGGGCGGGCGCGAAGGGGCGCTGGCCAAGGCGGCCTCGCTCCCGGCGGACATGATCGTGGTCGATCTGGAAGACGCCGTGGCGCCCGATGCCAAGCGCGATGCGCGGGCCGTGGCGGCGCAGGCGATCCGCAGCGGCTTCGGCGGCGGCAAACAGGTGGCGCTGCGCATCAATGCGGCGGACACCGAATGGCATCATGGCGATCTCGATCTGCTGGACGGCCTGCCGGTGGACTATGTCGTCCTGCCCAAGGTGAACGACGGCGCGGCGATCGACGCGCTGAACGGGCGGATCGCCGTGCCGCTGATCCCGATGATCGAAACGGCGGCGGCGATCTATGCCGCGCGCAAGATTGCGGCGATGGAGCCCGTGGCCGCGATGCTGGCGGGCACCAACGATCTGGCGCTCGACCTCGGTGTGCGCGCGGGGCCGAACCGGGAGGGGCTGGAGCTTGCCTTGCAGCAGATCGTGCTGGCGGGCGCGGCCGCGCGCAAGCCGGTGTTCGACGGCGTGTGCAATGTGCTGGACGATGCGGAGCTGCTGGAGCGCCAATGCCGCCAGGGCCGCGCTTATGGCTTTACCGGTAAGACCCTGATTCACCCGGCGCAGGTGGAGACCGCGAACCGCCTGTTCGCCCCCGATGAGGCGGAGCTGGAGCGCGCCCGCGCTCTGATCGACGCAGCCGATGGCGGCGCCGTGCGTTTCCGCGGCGAAATGATCGAGGATCTGCATGTGATCGAGGCGAAGAAGCTGCTGAAACGCGCCAGGGCGCAGCCCTGA
- a CDS encoding DUF481 domain-containing protein produces the protein MLKTTILAAAIPAALLLAGPAAAQISEPLRGMLEAAIDSGNAGEVDTVAKYAKRARPDEAAEIDALVHGWKDKVAERKIADLKNATFLERWEGQGQLGFSRSTGGSNDLGLNAGLQLKRLGADWTHAFRSQIDYQKSNDVVTRERITAALESQFRFEDNAFAFGQAQYDRDRVQGIAQRFAISGGLGWTVVDDPGLRIALKGGPAYRYTDYRTAPNERVLTGLAALDGRWRIATGVTLTQHAETFVAAQNSTFASTTALDTSILGPLKARFSYTLDYQTQPPVGAVDLNTLSRASLVYDF, from the coding sequence ATGCTCAAGACGACCATCCTTGCCGCCGCCATTCCGGCCGCGCTGCTGCTGGCAGGCCCTGCGGCGGCGCAGATCAGCGAGCCACTGCGCGGCATGCTCGAGGCTGCAATCGACAGCGGCAATGCGGGCGAGGTCGATACGGTCGCGAAGTACGCCAAGCGGGCGCGGCCCGATGAGGCGGCCGAGATCGATGCGCTGGTGCACGGCTGGAAGGACAAGGTTGCCGAACGCAAGATCGCGGACCTTAAGAACGCCACCTTTCTGGAGCGCTGGGAGGGACAGGGCCAGCTCGGCTTCAGCCGCTCCACCGGCGGCAGCAACGATCTGGGCCTCAACGCCGGCCTGCAGCTGAAGCGGCTTGGCGCGGACTGGACGCACGCTTTTCGCAGCCAGATCGACTATCAGAAGAGCAACGATGTGGTGACGCGGGAGCGGATCACCGCGGCGCTGGAGAGTCAGTTCCGGTTCGAAGACAACGCCTTCGCCTTCGGCCAAGCCCAGTATGACCGGGACCGGGTGCAGGGCATCGCGCAGCGCTTCGCCATTTCCGGCGGCCTCGGCTGGACGGTCGTGGACGATCCCGGCCTGCGCATCGCGCTGAAGGGCGGCCCGGCCTATCGCTATACCGACTATCGCACCGCACCGAACGAGCGGGTGCTTACCGGCCTTGCCGCGCTGGACGGGCGCTGGCGCATCGCCACGGGCGTGACGCTCACCCAGCATGCCGAGACCTTCGTGGCCGCGCAAAACAGCACCTTTGCGTCCACCACCGCGCTGGACACCAGCATCCTGGGGCCGCTGAAGGCGCGCTTCTCCTATACGCTCGACTATCAGACCCAGCCGCCTGTCGGCGCGGTCGACCTCAACACGCTGAGCCGCGCCAGCCTGGTCTACGATTTCTGA
- a CDS encoding tetratricopeptide repeat protein: MRFSPAAIALSLGLAMVSSAGLTKPELPEIDPRAIALGEQAAAAGAAGDYDGAIGLYETALTVDPAYKAAFVGLADIARVQGLDGKAIRLYREALQRDPNDQAALAGEGQALADRGALERAREDLARLRLLCQADCGAADRLSMAIEDAARTPVRSAEAVTPATTVEEAQRRAEEQP, from the coding sequence ATGCGCTTCTCACCCGCCGCCATCGCCCTCTCGCTCGGCCTTGCCATGGTCTCCAGCGCGGGGCTCACCAAGCCTGAGCTGCCCGAGATCGATCCGCGCGCCATCGCGCTGGGTGAGCAGGCGGCCGCGGCCGGCGCTGCGGGGGACTATGACGGCGCGATCGGGCTGTACGAGACGGCGCTGACGGTCGATCCGGCCTACAAGGCGGCGTTCGTGGGGCTGGCCGATATCGCAAGGGTACAGGGGCTGGATGGCAAGGCGATCCGGCTCTACCGCGAAGCGCTCCAGCGCGATCCGAACGATCAGGCGGCGCTGGCGGGCGAGGGGCAGGCTTTGGCCGATCGCGGCGCGCTGGAGCGGGCGCGCGAGGATCTGGCGCGGCTGCGGCTGCTCTGCCAGGCGGACTGCGGGGCGGCGGACCGCCTGTCGATGGCGATTGAGGATGCTGCGCGCACGCCCGTTCGCTCGGCCGAGGCGGTGACGCCCGCGACGACGGTGGAAGAGGCGCAGCGCCGGGCCGAAGAGCAGCCCTGA
- the guaB gene encoding IMP dehydrogenase: protein MTNIPLGLTFDDVLLQPAASDLVPSQADTRTRVTSGIELNIPVLSAAMDTVTEASMAIVMAQMGGLGVLHRNLSIEEQCAAVRQVKRFESGMVVNPITIHPEATLAQAQAIMAENRISGIPVVEKDGKLAGILTNRDVRFAENPQQRVAELMTSENLAVVPAGVTQAEARRQLHQRRIEKLLVVDEDYRCVGLITVKDIEKAVMNPEATKDSGGRLRVAAATTVGEKGLERTRALVEAGCDVVIVDTAHGHSKMVGEAVSAIKAMSNEVQLIAGNVATAEATRALIDAGADGVKVGIGPGSICTTRVVAGVGVPQLTAVMQSAEEAHKHGVPIIADGGLRTSGDVAKALAAGASCVMVGSLLAGTEEAPGETFLYQGRSYKSYRGMGSVGAMARGSADRYFQQDIKDQMKLVPEGIEGQVPYKGSARDVVHQLVGGVKAAMGYTGSRTIEDLRSAQMVRITNAGLQESHVHDVAITREAPNYPTR, encoded by the coding sequence ATGACCAACATCCCCCTCGGCCTCACATTTGACGACGTGCTGCTGCAGCCCGCGGCATCCGATCTGGTGCCCAGCCAGGCCGACACGCGCACCCGCGTCACCAGCGGGATCGAACTGAACATCCCCGTGCTCAGCGCTGCGATGGACACGGTGACCGAGGCGAGCATGGCCATCGTCATGGCGCAGATGGGCGGCCTGGGCGTGCTGCACCGCAATCTCTCGATCGAGGAACAATGCGCCGCCGTGCGGCAGGTGAAGCGGTTTGAGAGCGGCATGGTGGTGAACCCCATCACCATCCATCCGGAGGCCACGCTGGCGCAGGCGCAGGCGATCATGGCCGAAAACCGCATTTCCGGTATTCCCGTGGTGGAAAAGGACGGCAAGCTCGCCGGCATCCTCACCAACCGCGACGTACGCTTCGCCGAAAACCCGCAGCAGCGCGTGGCCGAGCTGATGACCAGCGAGAACCTCGCCGTCGTGCCGGCGGGCGTGACGCAGGCCGAGGCCCGCCGCCAGCTCCACCAGCGCCGTATCGAGAAGCTGCTGGTGGTGGACGAAGACTATCGCTGCGTGGGCCTGATCACGGTGAAGGACATCGAAAAGGCGGTGATGAACCCGGAAGCCACCAAGGATTCCGGCGGCCGCCTGCGCGTCGCCGCGGCGACCACCGTAGGCGAAAAGGGCCTGGAACGCACCCGCGCGCTGGTCGAGGCAGGCTGCGACGTGGTGATCGTCGATACCGCGCACGGCCATTCGAAAATGGTGGGCGAGGCGGTGTCCGCCATCAAGGCCATGTCGAACGAAGTCCAGCTGATCGCCGGAAACGTGGCGACGGCGGAGGCCACGCGCGCGCTGATCGATGCAGGCGCGGACGGTGTAAAGGTGGGCATCGGCCCCGGCTCCATCTGCACCACCCGCGTGGTCGCAGGCGTCGGCGTGCCGCAGCTCACCGCCGTTATGCAGTCCGCCGAAGAGGCGCACAAGCACGGCGTGCCGATCATCGCCGACGGCGGCCTGCGCACGTCCGGAGACGTCGCCAAGGCGCTGGCCGCGGGCGCATCCTGCGTCATGGTCGGCTCGCTCCTTGCGGGCACCGAGGAAGCGCCGGGCGAGACGTTCCTGTATCAGGGCCGCAGCTACAAGAGCTATCGCGGCATGGGCTCGGTCGGCGCGATGGCGCGCGGCTCGGCCGACCGCTATTTCCAGCAGGACATAAAGGATCAGATGAAGCTGGTGCCCGAAGGCATCGAGGGTCAGGTGCCGTACAAGGGCAGCGCGCGCGATGTGGTCCACCAGCTCGTCGGCGGCGTGAAGGCGGCCATGGGTTACACCGGCAGCCGCACGATCGAGGATCTGCGGAGCGCGCAGATGGTGCGCATCACCAACGCCGGCCTGCAGGAAAGCCACGTCCACGACGTCGCGATCACGCGCGAAGCCCCGAACTACCCGACGCGGTGA
- a CDS encoding SPFH domain-containing protein codes for MGVKIVHQGFHYTIEHFGRYTTTATPGLVFVPPFFYGVGRKVNMMEQVLDIPGQEIITKDNAMIQCDGVVFFQVLDAPKAAYEVHDLYNAILNLTTTNLRTVMGSMDLDETLSKRDEINARLLHVVDDATTPWGIKITRVEIKDIRPPSDIVEAMARQMKAERIKRAQILDAEGDRASAILRAEGEKESKILAAEGRREAAYRDSEAREREAEAEAKATQVVSQAIRDGNPQALNYFVAQDYVKAISGFATSTNAKTILFPVEATQLIGTIGGIGELAREALGGHADAATAKEKPSQIVASPFAAERTRDGNDLNTADEKRGR; via the coding sequence ATGGGGGTTAAAATCGTCCATCAGGGCTTTCATTATACGATCGAACATTTCGGCCGCTACACCACCACCGCCACCCCCGGCCTCGTCTTCGTGCCGCCCTTTTTCTACGGCGTGGGGCGCAAGGTGAACATGATGGAACAGGTGCTGGATATTCCGGGTCAGGAGATCATCACCAAGGACAACGCCATGATCCAGTGCGACGGCGTGGTGTTCTTCCAGGTGCTCGATGCGCCCAAGGCGGCCTATGAGGTGCATGACCTTTACAATGCGATCCTGAACCTCACGACCACCAACCTGCGCACGGTGATGGGATCGATGGATCTGGACGAGACGCTGTCCAAGCGAGACGAAATCAATGCGCGGCTGCTGCATGTCGTCGACGATGCCACCACGCCCTGGGGCATCAAGATCACGCGCGTCGAGATCAAGGACATCCGCCCGCCCAGCGACATCGTCGAGGCGATGGCCCGCCAGATGAAGGCGGAGCGGATCAAGCGCGCGCAGATCCTGGACGCGGAGGGCGACCGGGCTTCGGCCATTCTGCGGGCCGAGGGCGAAAAGGAATCCAAGATCCTGGCCGCCGAGGGCCGGCGCGAGGCCGCCTATCGCGACTCCGAAGCGCGCGAGCGCGAGGCGGAGGCCGAAGCAAAGGCCACGCAGGTCGTCTCCCAGGCGATCCGCGACGGCAACCCGCAGGCGCTCAACTATTTCGTGGCGCAGGATTATGTGAAGGCCATTTCCGGCTTCGCTACCTCCACCAACGCCAAGACCATCCTGTTCCCCGTGGAAGCGACGCAGCTGATCGGCACAATCGGCGGCATCGGGGAGCTGGCTCGCGAAGCGTTGGGCGGCCATGCCGACGCGGCGACGGCAAAGGAAAAGCCATCGCAGATCGTCGCCAGCCCGTTCGCGGCAGAGCGCACCCGCGACGGCAATGACCTGAACACCGCCGACGAAAAACGCGGCCGCTGA
- a CDS encoding M20/M25/M40 family metallo-hydrolase, which produces MIRRVWPLLCLAIAAPLCAETTAVEPAPITAAELRAHVAVLAADDYGGRAPDSEGGRKTVHYIATQWNEAGLQPGADAADGGPSWYQPVSMVTRRPLSGSARFFTLDGKPVPIADRSVLLSGRADSGKLDGARLVFTGYGIAEGAPPPDLTGRIALMLAGHARGETRTLAERAATLARAGAEGVLLIFDEDDRVSSLRGTWFRKASELADDDARAPRFYGGIGDEAARKLFAASGDTLVEARLRADQNPGLIEPLALTADLTARSQNERLSSYNVIGKLPGRDPKAGAVMLLGHWDHLGVCRPEGAPHRICNGAVDNASGIAVLIEVAERLAKAPPLDRDVYFVATTGEEIGLLGAKAFAEHPPVPLDRIVAAFNLDTVAVAPAGEPVAIIGRGKTPIAADVGKVARAIGRQVDADDDANAYIKRQDGWMLLQKGVPTVMANGAFSDSARLQAFLGGAYHTPDDRLTDDTDLSGAAEDADLHVALARYFADESSYPGPG; this is translated from the coding sequence ATGATCCGGCGCGTTTGGCCTCTCCTCTGTCTCGCGATCGCCGCCCCGCTCTGTGCGGAGACGACGGCGGTCGAGCCCGCGCCGATCACGGCGGCGGAACTGCGCGCGCATGTCGCGGTGCTAGCCGCTGACGATTATGGCGGCCGCGCCCCCGATAGCGAGGGCGGGCGCAAGACGGTGCACTATATCGCCACGCAGTGGAACGAGGCCGGTTTGCAGCCGGGCGCGGACGCGGCGGACGGCGGGCCAAGCTGGTATCAGCCGGTATCGATGGTGACGCGCAGGCCGCTGTCGGGTAGCGCGCGATTCTTCACGCTGGACGGCAAGCCGGTGCCGATCGCCGATCGCTCCGTCCTGCTATCGGGCCGGGCGGACAGCGGTAAGCTGGACGGTGCGCGCTTGGTGTTCACCGGCTATGGCATTGCCGAGGGCGCGCCGCCGCCCGACCTTACGGGGCGCATCGCGCTGATGCTGGCGGGTCATGCCAGGGGCGAGACGCGCACCCTCGCCGAACGCGCCGCCACGCTGGCGCGGGCAGGGGCCGAGGGCGTGCTGCTGATCTTCGATGAGGACGACAGGGTTTCCTCCTTGCGCGGCACCTGGTTCCGCAAGGCGAGCGAGCTGGCCGATGACGATGCCCGCGCGCCCCGCTTTTATGGCGGCATCGGCGACGAGGCGGCGCGCAAGCTGTTCGCGGCGAGCGGGGACACGCTGGTCGAGGCGCGGCTGCGCGCGGACCAAAATCCGGGGTTGATCGAACCGCTCGCGCTCACCGCCGATCTGACGGCGCGCAGCCAAAACGAGCGCCTGTCGAGCTATAATGTCATCGGGAAGCTGCCCGGCCGCGATCCGAAGGCGGGCGCGGTGATGCTGCTCGGCCATTGGGATCATCTTGGCGTCTGCCGCCCCGAGGGCGCGCCACACCGCATCTGCAACGGCGCGGTCGACAATGCGAGCGGCATCGCCGTGCTGATCGAGGTGGCAGAGCGCCTCGCCAAGGCGCCCCCACTGGACCGCGACGTCTATTTCGTGGCGACGACGGGCGAGGAGATCGGCCTGCTCGGCGCCAAGGCCTTTGCCGAGCATCCGCCGGTGCCGCTGGATCGCATCGTCGCCGCGTTCAACCTCGACACCGTCGCGGTGGCCCCGGCGGGCGAGCCGGTTGCGATCATCGGACGTGGCAAGACGCCGATCGCCGCGGACGTGGGCAAGGTGGCGCGCGCCATCGGGCGGCAGGTGGACGCGGATGACGACGCCAACGCCTATATCAAACGCCAGGACGGCTGGATGCTGCTGCAAAAGGGCGTGCCGACCGTGATGGCCAACGGTGCCTTTTCGGACAGTGCGCGGCTGCAGGCCTTCCTCGGCGGTGCTTACCACACGCCGGACGACCGGTTGACCGACGACACGGATCTGTCCGGCGCGGCGGAGGATGCGGACCTGCACGTAGCGCTGGCCCGGTATTTCGCCGATGAGAGCAGCTATCCGGGGCCGGGCTAG
- a CDS encoding NfeD family protein, with translation MDDIDPYLLWMIGGVLLVVAEMLVPGIYLLFVGAAAVLTGVATWMYDFGPVYQIGLFALFLLASIMIGNQIYKRNPVASSDPDLNNRSARLVGTSVTVVDAVSANGGRVKVGDSVWPARGPDLAVGETARVLHVDGGVLVLETPQKLIES, from the coding sequence ATGGACGATATCGATCCCTATCTGCTCTGGATGATCGGCGGCGTCCTGCTGGTCGTCGCCGAAATGCTCGTGCCGGGCATCTATCTGCTATTCGTCGGCGCCGCGGCGGTGCTGACGGGCGTTGCCACCTGGATGTACGATTTCGGCCCGGTCTATCAGATCGGCCTATTCGCGCTGTTCCTCCTCGCCTCGATCATGATCGGCAACCAGATCTACAAGCGCAATCCGGTGGCGAGCAGCGACCCCGATCTCAACAACCGCTCCGCCCGGCTGGTCGGCACCTCGGTCACCGTCGTCGATGCGGTGAGTGCCAATGGCGGGCGCGTAAAGGTGGGTGACAGCGTCTGGCCCGCCCGCGGCCCCGATCTCGCCGTGGGGGAAACCGCGCGGGTGCTGCATGTCGATGGCGGCGTCCTGGTGCTGGAAACGCCGCAAAAGTTGATCGAGAGCTGA
- a CDS encoding RNA pyrophosphohydrolase, whose product MSETTTLPYRPCAGIMLANKAGKVFVGQRIDNPDSDAWQMPQGGIDKGEDAEAAALRELEEETGVPADKVTIVASSKEELFYDLPPELLGKIWGGKYCGQRQRWFLMRFEGEDEDIDITTRHAEFRAWRWADPEELPQLIVPFKRKLYRDIVEEFGPLI is encoded by the coding sequence ATGAGCGAGACCACCACCCTTCCCTATCGGCCCTGCGCCGGCATCATGCTCGCCAACAAGGCGGGCAAGGTGTTCGTCGGCCAACGGATCGACAACCCGGACAGCGATGCCTGGCAGATGCCGCAGGGGGGGATCGACAAAGGCGAGGACGCCGAAGCCGCCGCATTGCGTGAGCTTGAGGAGGAAACGGGCGTCCCGGCCGACAAGGTTACCATCGTCGCCAGTTCTAAAGAAGAGCTGTTCTACGATCTGCCGCCCGAGCTTCTCGGCAAGATTTGGGGCGGCAAATATTGCGGACAGCGACAGCGCTGGTTCCTTATGCGCTTCGAGGGCGAGGATGAAGACATCGACATTACCACCCGCCACGCCGAGTTTCGCGCCTGGCGCTGGGCCGATCCCGAAGAGCTGCCGCAGCTGATCGTGCCGTTCAAACGAAAGCTCTATCGCGACATCGTGGAAGAGTTCGGCCCGCTCATCTGA
- a CDS encoding alpha/beta hydrolase encodes MADLHVRDDVRKFLEMLEQMGGKAAHEGTPAEARMAFNMMTPLGDLEPVDLAVITDMHCDGPAGRIPLRYYDARADRGDSPVILFLHGGGFVIGNLDTHHPFCTSLAKALDLPVVAVDYRLAPEHPFPAAPDDCEAAARWVASNPVALPFTPTGLVPCGDSAGGNLAIVTARALQKEPADVPVVAQFPIYPVVDSQGEYESFRECSEGFLLTAETMEWFGKHYAAEAGNERNDVLHQDLAGTPPTVVVTAGLDPLRDQGKAYAAKLRDSRVSVREMTADGNIHGFICIRKMIPSSQQDIDQMFVLMNETLEEVGAK; translated from the coding sequence ATGGCCGATCTCCATGTCCGCGACGATGTGCGCAAATTCCTCGAGATGCTCGAGCAGATGGGCGGAAAAGCTGCTCATGAGGGCACGCCCGCAGAGGCCCGCATGGCGTTCAACATGATGACGCCGCTCGGCGATCTGGAGCCGGTCGATCTCGCCGTCATCACCGATATGCATTGCGATGGCCCGGCCGGGCGTATCCCGCTGCGCTATTACGATGCCCGCGCAGATCGCGGCGACAGCCCGGTGATCCTGTTCCTTCATGGCGGTGGCTTCGTTATCGGCAATCTCGATACGCACCATCCCTTTTGCACCTCGCTTGCCAAAGCGCTCGATCTGCCGGTGGTGGCCGTCGATTATCGCTTGGCGCCGGAGCACCCCTTCCCCGCCGCGCCCGATGATTGCGAGGCAGCCGCGCGCTGGGTCGCTTCGAACCCGGTCGCGCTGCCGTTCACGCCGACCGGCCTGGTGCCGTGCGGTGATAGCGCCGGTGGCAACCTTGCCATCGTCACCGCCCGCGCGCTTCAGAAGGAGCCCGCGGATGTGCCGGTTGTGGCCCAGTTCCCGATCTATCCAGTGGTCGATTCGCAGGGCGAATATGAAAGCTTCCGCGAATGCTCAGAAGGATTCCTGCTGACCGCCGAGACGATGGAGTGGTTCGGCAAGCACTATGCCGCAGAGGCTGGAAACGAGCGTAATGACGTGCTGCATCAGGATCTTGCCGGCACCCCGCCGACGGTGGTCGTCACCGCCGGGCTCGATCCGCTGCGCGATCAGGGCAAGGCCTATGCCGCCAAGCTGCGCGATTCCCGCGTGTCGGTTCGCGAGATGACGGCGGACGGCAACATCCACGGCTTCATCTGCATCCGCAAGATGATCCCTTCCAGTCAGCAGGACATCGATCAGATGTTCGTGCTCATGAACGAAACGCTCGAAGAGGTTGGAGCCAAGTAA